Proteins encoded together in one Ictidomys tridecemlineatus isolate mIctTri1 chromosome 3, mIctTri1.hap1, whole genome shotgun sequence window:
- the Cldn14 gene encoding claudin-14, with amino-acid sequence MASTAVQLLGFLLSFLGMVGTLITTILPHWRRTAHVGTNILTAVSYLKGLWMECVWHSTGIYQCQIYRSLLALPRDLQAARALMVISCLLSGMACACAVVGMKCTRCAKGTPAKTTFAVLGGSLFLLAGLLCMVAVSWTTNDVVQNFYNPLLPSGMKFEIGQALYLGFISSSLSLIGGTLLCLSCQEEAPYRPYQAQPRATTATAATAPAYRPPDAYKDNRAPSVTSASHSGYRLNDYV; translated from the coding sequence ATGGCCAGCACAGCTGTGCAGCTCCTGGGCTTCCTGCTGAGCTTCCTGGGCATGGTGGGCACGCTCATCACCACCATCCTGCCGCACTGGCGGAGGACGGCGCACGTGGGCACCAACATCCTGACGGCCGTGTCCTACCTGAAGGGGCTCTGGATGGAGTGCGTGTGGCACAGCACGGGCATCTACCAGTGCCAGATCTACCGGTCGCTGCTGGCGCTGCCTCGTGACCTGCAGGCGGCCCGTGCGCTCATGGTCATCTCCTGCCTGCTGTCCGGCATGGCCTGCGCTTGTGCTGTGGTGGGCATGAAGTGCACCCGCTGCGCCAAGGGCACGCCCGCCAAGACCACCTTCGCGGTGCTCGGAGGGTCGCTCTTCCTCCTGGCCGGCCTCCTCTGCATGGTGGCCGTCTCCTGGACCACCAACGACGTGGTGCAAAACTTCTACAACCCGCTGCTGCCCAGCGGCATGAAGTTTGAGATCGGGCAGGCCCTGTACCTGGGCTTCATCTCCTCGTCCCTGTCCCTCATCGGAGGCACCCTGCTCTGCCTGTCCTGCCAGGAGGAGGCACCCTACAGGCCCTaccaggcccagcccagggccaccACTGCCACTGCTGCCACCGCACCCGCCTACCGGCCACCAGACGCCTACAAGGACAACCGGGCCCCCTCGGTGACCTCCGCATCCCACAGCGGGTACAGGCTGAACGACTACGTGTGA